CTCGTGCATGGCGGCGCGCTCGCGCCCCTTCTGCAAGCACGCGGCGGCGCTGCTGGTGGCGTGGGCCCGGGCCCCGCAGGCCTTCGTGACGGCGGAGTCGGCCCCGGCCGCGCCCGCGGGCTCTGGCGGCGCGAAGAAGAGCGTGAAGAAGGGCAAGGCGGAAGCCGGCGACCTGATGAAGGCGGGCGTGGCGCAGGTGTCCACGCTGGTGCGCGAGCTGGGCCTGTCCGGCGTGGCGTCGCTGGGCGCGGAGCGGCCGGAGCAGGTGCGCGCGCTGGGCGAGGCGCTCCGGGCCAACGGCCTGCGGCGGCTGTCCGCGCGGGCGGTGGAGCTGGCGGGCCTGCTGGACGCGGCGGCGGCTCGCACGGGCACCTTCGAGGCGCCGGCGTACACGGACCTGGTGGCGGACATGCTGCTCACCGCGCGCAAGGTGGAGAAGCACCTGGGCGGTGAGGCGCTGGAGCCCCGCCACGTCGAGGAGCTCATCGGCAAGACGTGGACGAAGAAGGACCGCGCGCCCGTCGAGGGGCTCAAGCTGGTGGAGTACGCGTTCTCCTCCAAGGTGACGCCGGACCGGTTCATGGTCCGCGAGAGCCGCTTCGTGGACCTGGGGTCGGGCACGCACTACAGCGAGAAGCAGATCCTCCCCGCGAACCTCAAGACGGTGGCGCCGAAGAACAGCCACGCGGGCGTCGTGCTCCAGGGGGCGCACGGCGGACAGTACCCGGGCTTCGCGCCGCACCGGCTGGACCTGGAGTCGTGGAAGGACGCGCCGTCGGTGGACCGGGCGGCGCTGGAGCGGCTGGTGGAGGCGGCGCTGCCGGACGTGGGCGCGGTGATGACGGCCTTCCAGGAGCACCGCAAGGACGTGTTCGCGCCGGACCTGCTGCCGGTGTCCGTGCGGGTGGAGACGCTGCTCGCCAGCGGGGCCCGCTCGCAGTTCGTGGATGGCGCGGGACGCGGACTCTTCCTGCCCGCGGACCCGTCGCTGGAGGAGCCGCTGGCGAGCGCGCTGGAGGACGCGAAGCTCCTGGCGGTGCTGGGCGACGTGGGCCTGGAGGCGGCGCTGCCGACGTTGTTCCCCTCGGCCGTCGTGGTGCGGACGCCGGAGGGGTTGGACCTGCGTCCGCTGGCGCGCGCCTCGGACGTGCCCGTGCCGCCCCGGCGGCGCGGCCGGGTCCGGGCCCCCGCGACGCCGAGCGCGCTGCCCCGCAGCGGGTGGGCGGACGCGGCGCGGGCGGCGGGTGCGTCGCGAGCGGCCATCGCGCTGGCGGAGGTGCGCGACGAGCTGGCGGACGCGTTCGCCAGCGGCCTGTCGGCGGTGAGTCCCCGCACGGTGGAGCCGCTGGTGTCCCGGCTGAAGGAGCTGGGGCTGGAGAAGCCGGGCGCGCTGCTGGAGGCGCTGGCGCAGCGCTCGGATCCGGCGGAGCGGCTGGATGACTTCATCAAGGTGTACCAGGTGCTGGGCATCGCGCTGGTGCGGCTGGCGGGCGCGGTGCAGGTGGACATGGCCGGACTGGAGTCCGTGCCCACGCACCCCAGCATTCACGTGCACCGCCCGGAAGAGGTGCTGAGCCCGGGCACGGCAATGGTGCGCCGGGCGCTCGGGGAGCTGACGCGCTACGAGGCGGCGGCGCACGCGGCGCGCTACTACGCGGGCCTGGGGCCGGACGCGCTGATGCGGGAGCTCTATCCGGCGTGGAGCGATGGCTCGGCGAGCGCCTTCGTGGCGCGCACGGTGGCGGCGCGGGGCGAAGAGGCGCTGGTGGTCGTGCGGGGCGCGCTGAACGAGCGCCACAGCCGCATGGTGCGCCGCACCGCCATCCGCGTGCTGGGCGCGATGGGCGGGGTGCAGGCGCGGCGGGAGCTGGATGCGTTGACGCGCGCGGGGCACGACATGGGCCTGCGCCTGTTCGCCCGGGAGACGCTGGAGGACGTTCAGGCCCGGGAGACGGGGGAGAAGGCCGTGGCGGAGCTGGCGCGGCGCCGCAAGGACAAGGCGGTGCCGCTGATGCAGGCGGCGCTGTCGGAGACAACGAAGGACGCGCGCGGGGCGGCCGTGGCCATGCTGGCGGACCTGGGCTCCGTGGCGATGCCCGTGCTGCGCCAGGTGCTGAACACGGACCCGGCGCGCGAGGTGCGGCGCGAGGCGGCGGAGGCGCTGGCCCGGATGGGGGACGCGGACGTGCTCGAGCGGTTCGTCGACATGGTGCAGGGGCGCGGCCACGACGACGTGGAGGCGAAGCACGCCGTGTACGCGCTGGGCATGCTGGGCGACGTGCGCGGCGCGGAGGCCCTGCTGCTGGCGTTCGCGGACGGGTGGAAGCCCGGCGTCGTCGCGGAGGCCATGCGCACGCTGGGGCTGGCCCTGCTGCGGCCCGCGCTGGACCTGGCGGAGACGCGTCCGGAGGTGCTGGAGCGGCAGGCGCTGCGCGGCCTCCTCCAGGCCTTCGACCCGCCCATCCTGGCGAAGGAGCTGCTCGCCCGCGTGGTCAGTTCCAGCATGCACGTGGACCTGATCACGCGCGCGGAGGCGTACCTCAAGGCCGCGGCCGTGAACCCCGCGGTGGGCAAGGTCGTGGCCGCGCGCCTGATGGAGCTTCCCGCCGTGGCCGGGGACAAGGCCCTGGCCAAGGCGGCGAAGAAG
This DNA window, taken from Corallococcus coralloides DSM 2259, encodes the following:
- a CDS encoding HEAT repeat domain-containing protein codes for the protein MAEVRPVIGMGGMTEIISDKAELAKGAELFDGKQLSNLSRYENRLFADAAGSGATPYKVSLVFGEARSDVKGRCSCMAARSRPFCKHAAALLVAWARAPQAFVTAESAPAAPAGSGGAKKSVKKGKAEAGDLMKAGVAQVSTLVRELGLSGVASLGAERPEQVRALGEALRANGLRRLSARAVELAGLLDAAAARTGTFEAPAYTDLVADMLLTARKVEKHLGGEALEPRHVEELIGKTWTKKDRAPVEGLKLVEYAFSSKVTPDRFMVRESRFVDLGSGTHYSEKQILPANLKTVAPKNSHAGVVLQGAHGGQYPGFAPHRLDLESWKDAPSVDRAALERLVEAALPDVGAVMTAFQEHRKDVFAPDLLPVSVRVETLLASGARSQFVDGAGRGLFLPADPSLEEPLASALEDAKLLAVLGDVGLEAALPTLFPSAVVVRTPEGLDLRPLARASDVPVPPRRRGRVRAPATPSALPRSGWADAARAAGASRAAIALAEVRDELADAFASGLSAVSPRTVEPLVSRLKELGLEKPGALLEALAQRSDPAERLDDFIKVYQVLGIALVRLAGAVQVDMAGLESVPTHPSIHVHRPEEVLSPGTAMVRRALGELTRYEAAAHAARYYAGLGPDALMRELYPAWSDGSASAFVARTVAARGEEALVVVRGALNERHSRMVRRTAIRVLGAMGGVQARRELDALTRAGHDMGLRLFARETLEDVQARETGEKAVAELARRRKDKAVPLMQAALSETTKDARGAAVAMLADLGSVAMPVLRQVLNTDPAREVRREAAEALARMGDADVLERFVDMVQGRGHDDVEAKHAVYALGMLGDVRGAEALLLAFADGWKPGVVAEAMRTLGLALLRPALDLAETRPEVLERQALRGLLQAFDPPILAKELLARVVSSSMHVDLITRAEAYLKAAAVNPAVGKVVAARLMELPAVAGDKALAKAAKKLL